From one Anopheles cruzii chromosome 3, idAnoCruzAS_RS32_06, whole genome shotgun sequence genomic stretch:
- the LOC128272134 gene encoding ubiA prenyltransferase domain-containing protein 1 homolog, with the protein MASVPLDDTDSMRLGEQLYKSSTDVWDNNSSDSMSKFRNPTYPAPQQQQTESQQRIEAPLMKIKTYLSALRPWSLSASLVPTMLGTTIALRVHGFQEFNFLTFICTIFTVITVHCAGNVVNTYFDFVKGIDNRKSDDRTLVDHILSKDEVVTLGVLLYCAGCVGFVFLVYLSPAKLEHLALVYFGGLSSSFLYTGGIGLKYIALGDVLILVIFGPISVLFSYMAQTGYVEWMTIFYAIPLALNTEAILHSNNTRDAESDKKVGIVTLAILIGRTCSYVLYALLLFTPYVIFVVLGMKYSVLFLLPMVTLKRAFEIERQFRNESTLQKVPRQTAKLNLFFGILYVVACFGAPQLPFITRK; encoded by the exons ATGGCTTCCGTTCCACTGGACGACACCGACTCCATGAGGCTAGGTGAGCAGCTGTACAAATCAAGCACGGACGTTTGggacaacaacagcagtgATAGTATGTCCAAATTTCGGAACCCTACATATCCCGcgccgcaacagcaacaaaccgAGAGCCAGCAGCGCATCGAAG CTCCGTTGATGAAGATAAAAACGTACCTTTCCGCACTGCGACCATGGTCGTTGTCCGCCAGCCTGGTACCGACAATGCTCGGCACAACGATTGCGTTACGTGTCCACGGTTTTCAGGAGTTTAACTTCCTAACGTTCATATGCACCATCTTTACGGTGATCACAGTGCACTGCGCCGGCAATGTGGTAAACACGTACTTCGATTTCGTCAAAGGTATCGACAACCGAAAGTCGGACGATAGAACCTTAGTTGATCATATTCTCAGTAAGGATGAG GTGGTCACCCTGGGCGTGCTGCTGTACTGTGCCGGGTGCGTGGGGTTCGTGTTTCTAGTGTACCTTTCGCCGGCTAAACTTGAGCACCTGGCCCTGGTGTACTTCGGCGGACTATCGTCGAGCTTTCTGTACACGGGCGGAATCGGGCTCAAGTACATTGCGCTCGGCGATGTGTTGATACTGGTCATTTTTGGGCCGATCTCGGTCCTCTTTTCGTACATGGCTCAAACGGGGTACGTCGAGTGGATGACGATCTTCTACGCGATTCCGCTTGCCCTGAACACGGAGGCCATCCtgcacagcaacaacacgcgTGACGCCGAGTCGGACAAGAAGGTCGGCATCGTGACACTGGCGATACTGATCGGCAGAACGTGCTCGTACGTGCTCTACGCACTGCTGCTCTTCACTCCGTACGTAATCTTCGTGGTGCTTGGCATGAAGTACTCCGTGCTGTTCCTGCTGCCCATGGTGACGCTAAAGCGGGCGTTCGAAATTGAGCGGCAGTTTCGCAACGAAAGCACCCTGCAAAAGGTGCCCCGGCAGACGGCCAAGCTGAACCTGTTCTTCGGTATCCTGTACGTGGTGGCCTGCTTCGGTGCTCCGCAGCTACCATTCATTACGCGGAAGTGA